CGCCATCGACTCGCTTGCGCTCGCGCAAGACAGCATCGTACTGCTCGGGATAGCGCGTCACCAGTACCAGGCGGCCTATGCCGTGCAGCAGGCCGGCCGTGAACGCCACATCCTGGTTGAAGCGCATATGGCGCGCCAGCACCCGCGCGCAGGCGGCAGTGGCGATCGACAGGCGCCAGAAGGCCTTGTCGTCGAAGCTGGGGCAACGTCCGCTGGGAAAGCACCCGGTCATCGCCGCCGCCATGATCAGGTTGCGCGTGGACTGGAAGCCGAGATAGGTCATGGCTTGCTGGATCGTGGTGGCCTTGACCTGCAGCCCGAAGGCCGACGAATTGGCCAAGCGCAGCGTCTTCGCCGTCAGGGCCTGGTCGGTCGACACCTTTTTGGCGAGCACCGTGATGTCGATGTCTTCCTGGTCTATGCTGCTGAGCAATTCCATGACGACGGCCGGCAGCGAGGGCAGGTCGTCCAGGCCCTGGATCAATTCCTCCGACGTGATCGTCATGGCGCCACCTGCCGTTCGAGCCGGTAATCCTCGACATAACGCCGCAACAGCTTGCCGGCCCAGTCGCCGTCGTCGTCGAGGTCGTGCTTGCGGAACACATGGTCGAGCCGGGCCAGCACCGCCGCTTCGTCCGGCGCGCGATGCGCCTCGACCCGGGCTACCGGCACTGCCTCGATATGGTGGCGCTGCAGCGAGGCGACGGTCGCCTCGGTGAGGACGGCCCCCTTGGCCAGCAGCACCAGGCCGTTATTGTCCAGCAGCTCGTCCGAGAGCACCATGCCCGGCTGAACCTGGGCTACGGGAACCATCATATGGTCATCGCTCATTTTGCCTCCATTCAATCCTGCGCCGATGGTATCACTGGCAAGCGCGAATGCATGCAAGTATCCGCAATCGGTGGTCCGCCCAGTGTTTAACTTGTACGGCGGAAATGTTGTACGCTTTGACACCGGCTGACAAGCCACCAATTTATCAGAGGAAACATGAAACTCTATTTCAGCCCAGGCGCCTGTTCGCTCGCGCCCCATATCGCCCTGCTGGCCACCGGCCTGCCTTTCGCGGCCGAGCGTGTCAGCCTGCGCACCAGGCTGACGCAGGGCGGCGCCGACTTTCGCGCGCTCAGTCCCAAGGGCTATGTGCCGGCGCTGGAACTGGAAGACGGCCGCCTGCTGACCGAAAACCAGGTGATCCTGCAATACCTGGCCGACCTGGCGCCCGCCAGCGGCCTGGCGCCGGCCTATGGCAGCTTCGAGCGCTACCAGCTGATGGAATGGCTGGCATGGCTGTCGACCGAGCTGCACAAGCGTTTTTCGCCACTGTTCACGCCGGGCACGACCGAGGAGGGCAAGCAGGCAGCCTGGGCCGCGTTGGCGGCGCCGCTGAACTTCGTGGCCGAACGGATCGATGGCGCCGGCTATCTCACCGGCGCGCAATTCACGGTGGCCGATGCCTATCTGTTCGCGGTGCTGAACTGGGTCGGCTTTGCCGGGTTCTCGCTCGACCCCTGGCCGGCCCTGCAGGCCTACCAGGCGCGGGTGGCCGAGCTGCCGGTAGTGCGCGAAGCGCTGCGCCGCGAAGGCCTGCAGTAAACACAAGGCGCGCGCACCGATTGCGCGGGCCACGTTAACATGGACACATGACCAGCCAACGCTATATTGCTTTGTTGCGCGGCGTAAATGTCGGCCGCGCCAAACGGATCGCCATGGCCGACCTGCGCAAGCTGGTCGAAAGCCTCGGCTATACCGGCGTGCGCAGCCTGCTCAATAGCGGCAACATCATTTTCGATGCCGAGGCGCCGTCGGCCCAGGCGGCGCAGGCGATCGAAGAGGCGATGGTGCTGCGGCTCGGCGTGGCGGCCCGCGTATTCGTGCTCGAACGCCAGGAATTCGCCGACATCGTCGACGACAACCCTTTATTGGACCTGGCCAGCGACCATGCGCGCCTGTTCGCCTTTCTATTGGCCGGCGACGCCCAGCGTGAAGTGGCCGCCTGCCTGTGCGGCCAGGACTGGCAACCGGAGGCGCTGGCAATCGGCCGCCGCGCGGCCTATGTGTGGTGTCCGGAAGGCGTGCTCGACAGCGCTGCCGCGGCAGCGCTCGGCAAGCAGCTGGGTGACGGCACGACGTCGCGCAACTGGCGCACGATCACCAAGCTGCACGGCTTGTGCAGCCATCCGGTGTGCTGAGCGCCTGCGGCCTGGCAATTACTTGAACTTGTCGCTGCTGTCGCGGCTCGCCCGGTAGCCGATCAGGACCAGGCCGACCAGCATCATCGCGAATACCTCAGGTTCCGGCAGTTCGGGCAAATGGGACGGCGGCGTGACGATGTGGGTGTGGGGGGCAACGGCCAGGTCGTGTACCGGCTGTGAGGCCGGTATGGCTGGCGCGCCATGGCCTGGGACGAGATCGATCGCGGCAGCCTGGGCCGTATTGTCGAGAAAGAGCACGAGCGTTGCCATCAAAGCATATCTTTTCATCGCCATACCTCTTACGAGCTAAATGCTACCAGGCTTTGGATGGGGTGAAACTTTACTTGCGGTCGCCATCTCGTCACATCAGGATAGCAAAACTGACGCTGTTGCCGCGCGCGGTTGACCCGATGAGTTGTGGAAAGATGTCATGTTTTTGCTGAAAGATGGACGCATCTTGCGTTCAATCAAAGCAAAAATTGACTGTGGTAAATAAACCGCGCTCAGCAGTAAATATAATGCTCGGAATATACAGCTTGATAATGCGAATTTCGCAATGAATTGCGATTTGATTGGCACATTCATCATGATTGCTGTCACTCGAATAATCAAAACCGTTATCAGCTTTTTCATCATCGTCAAATTCCGCATTTTTTTTATCCGCAGGTATTCACCGCGGTTTTTTTTGAAGGTATAGTCTCCTTATCCCCTTGCCTTCGGGCATCACACCAACCTCCTCACCAACACGTCTGAAACCTCGGCCCTGGCCGACGCCGCGTTCGCCGCCTCTGCGATACGGCACTAGCAGTCTTACTTTTTGCACGACGCACCTTTCGACGAGTAACTAGATGCCCAATTTCGCCCGACTTCAGATTGCCTTCAAGAACGTTTACGTCCGCATCCTGTCCGCTATCCTGCTGGGCTTGCTGGTAGCGCTGGCGATCTTCAAGTCCGATGTGCCGCAAGACCCGAGCCCGGTGGTCCACTCGCAGAACATCGCCGAGATCACCTCGCTGGCCAGCCAGAAGGCGCGCCTGGATTACCTGCTGATCGCGCATCCGCTGTCCGAAGCGCCGCGGTATATCTACAAGTTCAAGGATGCGGCAAACCTGCACGTGGTGAAGGTGCCGAGCACCTCGCACCTGTCGCTCGAGCGCGAAGTGCTGCTCAAGAATGCGATTCCGTATTCGATCGCCAGGGACGACTACCTGGCCAGCCACAAGGCGGTGATGGATGAGGGCGCGAGCGTGCTCGCGCAAACTGGCGATTTCCTCAAGCGCAATGCCTTCCCGATCATCCTGGTGCTGATGATCCTGTACGTGATCAAGTTCGGTATCCCGGGCATGGGCACCAGCGCGGCAATGATCACGCCTGACAAGCTGAAAGGCAGCCTGGACGACCTGATCGGCATGGACGACATCAAGCAGGAAGTGCTGCACCTGGAAGACATGATCCGCAACCGCGATCTCTACCAGTCGCACAATATCGACAAGCCATTCAATGTGATGCTGACCGGCCCTGCCGGCACCGGCAAGACCAAGCTGGTCGGCTACCTGGCCAAGCGCCTCGACCTGCCGATGATCTCGGCATCGGGTTCGGCGCTGGAGTCGGGCTATGTCGGCGGCGGTTCGAAGGCGCTGAACGCCCTGTACCGCAAGGCTTGCGCCAAGGGCAAGTGCATCATCTTCCTGGACGAAGCGCAAAGCCTGTTCATGCCGCGCGGCCGCAGCGAAAAGAAATGGGAAGACGATACCGCCAACACCATGCTGGGCCTGCTGGACGGCGTGAAGAGCGACAAGGGGCAGGGCGTGATCTGGATCGTCGCCTCGAACTTCGACGACAACACGACCGAGATGGACGAAGCGATGCTGCGCCGCTTCTCGGTCAAGATCAACTTCCGCCTGCCGAACAAGGCCGAGCGCC
This portion of the Telluria beijingensis genome encodes:
- the gstA gene encoding glutathione transferase GstA, with product MKLYFSPGACSLAPHIALLATGLPFAAERVSLRTRLTQGGADFRALSPKGYVPALELEDGRLLTENQVILQYLADLAPASGLAPAYGSFERYQLMEWLAWLSTELHKRFSPLFTPGTTEEGKQAAWAALAAPLNFVAERIDGAGYLTGAQFTVADAYLFAVLNWVGFAGFSLDPWPALQAYQARVAELPVVREALRREGLQ
- a CDS encoding HDOD domain-containing protein, producing MTITSEELIQGLDDLPSLPAVVMELLSSIDQEDIDITVLAKKVSTDQALTAKTLRLANSSAFGLQVKATTIQQAMTYLGFQSTRNLIMAAAMTGCFPSGRCPSFDDKAFWRLSIATAACARVLARHMRFNQDVAFTAGLLHGIGRLVLVTRYPEQYDAVLRERKRVDGDLIDVEQALLGVDHVLAGAALAEHWQFSGTMQQAIAFYHAPETPGAGFLATIVHVANAVAHALDLAGDADELVPAVSSVAWTALGLPEETWLHVFRETELQFEEMTAILMA
- a CDS encoding AAA family ATPase: MPNFARLQIAFKNVYVRILSAILLGLLVALAIFKSDVPQDPSPVVHSQNIAEITSLASQKARLDYLLIAHPLSEAPRYIYKFKDAANLHVVKVPSTSHLSLEREVLLKNAIPYSIARDDYLASHKAVMDEGASVLAQTGDFLKRNAFPIILVLMILYVIKFGIPGMGTSAAMITPDKLKGSLDDLIGMDDIKQEVLHLEDMIRNRDLYQSHNIDKPFNVMLTGPAGTGKTKLVGYLAKRLDLPMISASGSALESGYVGGGSKALNALYRKACAKGKCIIFLDEAQSLFMPRGRSEKKWEDDTANTMLGLLDGVKSDKGQGVIWIVASNFDDNTTEMDEAMLRRFSVKINFRLPNKAERRELLRSFLARKKDGLVDWEDLNLDQVAEITQNLSPALLETVVERASMLSIQEKTIINTNLMFRAYERATIGLTDRATTAEKHKQRERIALHELGHFFMQIDPYLRAGLSLAEVKEKSHLLKISTEAVSKIGALGYVLQSGEDMSLRTLEELERDVVGLYGGVAAEEMFYGARGISVGSQNDIEKITKMLNLMVSRLSMYSRSKIDYSQLQREASGEHTVRLVEEKADALYSYTLDSIRDYKLVMESIKDTLLEQYVLSKDEVFALLEERSELLMPQLHGHRTAKLTLCEEEVAA
- a CDS encoding DUF1697 domain-containing protein; translated protein: MTSQRYIALLRGVNVGRAKRIAMADLRKLVESLGYTGVRSLLNSGNIIFDAEAPSAQAAQAIEEAMVLRLGVAARVFVLERQEFADIVDDNPLLDLASDHARLFAFLLAGDAQREVAACLCGQDWQPEALAIGRRAAYVWCPEGVLDSAAAAALGKQLGDGTTSRNWRTITKLHGLCSHPVC